The Bacillus xiapuensis genome window below encodes:
- a CDS encoding Lrp/AsnC family transcriptional regulator: MQLTDKELEALHILEQNARLLPEDLAKMIGEDVEKTKSIIQRLEEERIIVSYTTLVDWAKIDSYQGVTAMIDVKVTPKRGVGFREVAERIYRYKEVSSVYLMSGAYDLSVTVEGRSMNEVARFVSEKLSTLESVVSTTTHFQLKKYKHDGIVYEQKPDDPRIVVAP; encoded by the coding sequence ATGCAACTGACTGACAAGGAGCTGGAAGCGCTCCATATTCTTGAACAGAATGCCCGGCTTTTGCCTGAGGACCTTGCTAAAATGATCGGCGAGGATGTGGAAAAGACCAAATCCATCATCCAGCGTCTGGAGGAAGAAAGGATCATCGTTTCTTACACGACGCTTGTAGATTGGGCCAAAATCGACAGTTATCAGGGCGTGACGGCGATGATCGACGTGAAAGTAACGCCAAAGCGCGGAGTTGGCTTTAGAGAAGTAGCCGAAAGAATTTACCGTTATAAAGAGGTCAGCTCCGTCTATTTAATGTCGGGTGCTTATGATTTGTCGGTCACGGTGGAAGGCCGCTCTATGAATGAGGTGGCCCGGTTTGTGTCAGAGAAATTATCGACGCTGGAATCCGTTGTCTCGACGACGACCCACTTTCAGTTAAAGAAATATAAGCATGATGGCATCGTATATGAACAGAAGCCAGATGATCCGAGAATCGTGGTGGCTCCGTAA
- a CDS encoding sodium-dependent transporter, producing MNKQEQWSSKIGFILAAAGSAIGLGAIWMFPYMAGMNGGGVFFLLFILFTIVIGAPILLAEFFIGRRTQRDAITAFQKLVPHSAWPLVGVLGVASAFIILSFYSVVGGWILSYLLRNGTGQLFQAKEADYNQLFEQIISNPAEVILAQGVFMLMTILVVRGGIQKGIERASVFLMPALFLLFIALVIRSLTLDGAMEGVTFLLKPDWSLLTGKTSLLALGQAFFALSIGVSIMITYASYLGKNEDMPRSAFSVAGLNIVISLLAGLVIFPAVFALGFEPDAGPGLVFVVLPAVFNEIAFGSVFFFIFLLLLLFATLTSAFSILEIVVAALTKGDPAKRQKFTWIAGISIFVVGIPSALSFGVFSDVEIFGRSIFDFASFITNNIGMPLGALFISLFVGYRMKRNEVYEEILRGSSIGSKFFAVWYFCVKYVAPVAITLVFLQSFGLF from the coding sequence ATGAATAAGCAAGAACAATGGTCTTCGAAGATCGGATTTATCCTTGCAGCTGCAGGATCCGCGATTGGACTTGGTGCCATTTGGATGTTTCCTTATATGGCAGGCATGAACGGGGGAGGAGTTTTCTTTCTTCTTTTTATTTTATTTACAATTGTTATAGGTGCTCCCATTTTATTAGCAGAGTTTTTTATTGGCCGGCGGACACAGCGTGATGCCATCACCGCCTTTCAAAAGCTGGTGCCTCATTCCGCGTGGCCGCTTGTTGGCGTGCTTGGCGTCGCTTCCGCCTTCATCATTTTATCTTTTTACAGCGTCGTTGGCGGCTGGATCTTATCCTACTTGCTGCGCAACGGCACGGGCCAGCTGTTTCAAGCAAAGGAAGCAGACTACAATCAATTGTTTGAACAAATTATTAGCAACCCGGCAGAGGTCATTCTTGCACAAGGGGTATTTATGCTGATGACAATTCTTGTCGTGCGCGGAGGCATCCAGAAAGGAATCGAACGGGCCAGCGTATTCTTAATGCCCGCGCTGTTTTTGCTTTTTATCGCTTTGGTCATTCGCTCGCTGACACTTGATGGCGCGATGGAAGGCGTAACCTTCCTGCTCAAGCCGGATTGGTCGCTGCTAACCGGCAAAACATCGCTGCTTGCTTTAGGCCAAGCGTTTTTCGCTTTAAGCATCGGAGTTTCCATTATGATCACTTACGCCTCTTATTTAGGAAAAAATGAGGACATGCCGCGCTCGGCTTTCTCTGTAGCGGGATTAAATATTGTGATTTCGTTATTAGCAGGCCTTGTCATTTTCCCTGCCGTATTCGCGCTCGGCTTTGAGCCGGATGCCGGACCTGGTCTGGTGTTTGTCGTTCTGCCAGCTGTCTTTAATGAAATTGCTTTCGGCTCTGTATTTTTCTTTATCTTCTTGCTGCTATTATTATTTGCGACACTTACTTCCGCGTTTTCAATTCTAGAGATTGTTGTTGCTGCCTTAACGAAAGGCGACCCGGCCAAGCGGCAAAAGTTCACATGGATTGCCGGTATATCCATCTTTGTCGTCGGCATTCCTAGCGCTCTATCATTCGGTGTATTCAGCGATGTGGAAATTTTTGGCCGCTCAATCTTCGACTTTGCCAGCTTTATCACTAATAATATCGGCATGCCGCTCGGCGCATTATTCATCTCGCTGTTTGTCGGTTATCGCATGAAGCGGAATGAAGTATACGAGGAAATATTGCGGGGATCCTCCATCGGCTCTAAGTTTTTTGCCGTTTGGTACTTCTGCGTGAAATACGTAGCACCTGTTGCCATCACCCTCGTCTTTTTGCAGTCGTTCGGATTATTTTAA
- a CDS encoding glucose-6-phosphate isomerase: protein MTSIKFDYSNALSFFGEHEVEYLRDAVKVAHHSLHEKTGQGGDYTGWLDLPANHDREEFLRIEKAAEKIKKDSDVLLVIGIGGSYLGAKAAIDMLGHHFSNLLPKEKRQTPLVLFAGNHLSSTYITELMDVLEGKDWSINVISKSGTTTEPALAFRVFRRLLEEKYGAEEARKRIYATTDRKEGALRSLAQEEGYETFVIPDDVGGRYSVLTAVGLLPIAVSGGDIAAMMKGAAQAAEDLSHSELDQNIAYQYAAVRQVLYNKGKTIEMLVNYEPALQYFAEWWKQLFGESEGKDQKGIFPASANFSTDLHSLGQYIQEGRRDLFETVIKVENPRRDWTIEEEAGDLDRLNFLAGKTIDEVNHKAFEGTLLAHTDGGVPNLVISIPALDAHTFGYLVYFFEKACAISGYLLGVNPFDQPGVEAYKVNMFALLGKPGYESDRKRLEQRLMNK, encoded by the coding sequence ATGACATCTATCAAGTTTGACTATTCTAATGCCTTATCCTTTTTTGGGGAGCATGAAGTGGAATATTTGCGTGACGCTGTAAAGGTAGCCCATCATTCTCTGCATGAAAAGACTGGACAGGGAGGAGACTATACAGGATGGCTTGACCTGCCAGCCAATCACGACCGGGAAGAGTTTCTGCGGATTGAGAAAGCAGCTGAAAAAATAAAAAAAGATTCCGATGTTCTTCTTGTAATCGGCATCGGCGGTTCTTATTTAGGGGCGAAAGCTGCGATTGACATGCTAGGCCACCATTTCTCCAATTTATTGCCGAAAGAGAAGCGTCAAACTCCGCTAGTGCTGTTTGCCGGCAACCACTTGAGTTCGACATACATAACAGAACTAATGGACGTTCTTGAAGGGAAAGACTGGTCCATCAATGTGATTTCTAAATCAGGAACTACAACGGAGCCGGCATTGGCTTTCCGGGTGTTCCGCCGTTTGCTGGAAGAGAAATACGGGGCGGAGGAAGCGAGAAAGCGCATTTATGCAACGACTGACCGCAAGGAAGGGGCATTGAGAAGTCTTGCCCAAGAAGAGGGATATGAAACCTTCGTTATTCCGGATGATGTCGGCGGACGTTATTCGGTTCTTACGGCTGTAGGGCTGCTTCCAATCGCAGTCAGCGGCGGAGATATTGCAGCTATGATGAAAGGAGCGGCACAAGCGGCAGAGGATTTAAGCCATTCGGAGCTCGATCAAAACATCGCTTATCAGTATGCTGCTGTTCGTCAAGTGCTGTACAATAAAGGAAAAACGATTGAAATGCTTGTGAATTATGAACCAGCTCTGCAATACTTTGCGGAGTGGTGGAAGCAATTATTCGGCGAAAGTGAAGGGAAGGACCAAAAAGGAATTTTCCCGGCTTCCGCAAACTTTTCAACTGACTTGCATTCCTTGGGCCAGTACATTCAAGAAGGGCGCCGCGATTTGTTTGAAACAGTCATTAAAGTGGAAAACCCTCGTCGCGACTGGACTATTGAGGAGGAAGCGGGCGACTTGGATCGCTTGAATTTCTTGGCAGGCAAGACCATTGATGAAGTCAATCATAAAGCATTTGAAGGAACGCTTCTGGCTCATACGGATGGCGGCGTGCCTAATTTAGTCATCAGCATCCCTGCATTAGATGCGCATACATTCGGGTATCTCGTCTACTTTTTCGAAAAAGCCTGCGCAATCAGCGGTTATTTACTTGGCGTGAATCCATTCGACCAGCCGGGAGTGGAAGCTTATAAGGTGAACATGTTCGCTTTGCTTGGCAAACCAGGATACGAAAGCGACCGCAAACGTTTAGAACAGCGGCTGATGAATAAATAA
- a CDS encoding DUF378 domain-containing protein — translation MSGLQRFALVLTIIGALNWGLVGLFRFDLVAAIFGGQTSGLSRIIYTLVGLAGLINIGLLFKPTEEIERPRELANT, via the coding sequence GTGAGCGGATTACAACGTTTCGCCTTAGTGCTGACGATTATCGGTGCGCTGAACTGGGGATTAGTCGGCCTGTTTCGATTCGACTTAGTGGCGGCCATATTCGGAGGCCAGACTTCTGGACTTTCAAGAATTATCTATACACTCGTCGGACTGGCCGGACTTATCAATATCGGCTTACTATTTAAACCTACTGAAGAAATTGAGCGTCCAAGAGAACTGGCGAATACTTAA
- a CDS encoding potassium channel family protein: MLQQIYYKYVEAPLVVRILGMAVFFITLFGAAVHFIEPQTFPTIFEGIWWAVVTASTVGFGDYAPKTVAGRVLGIGLIFIGAGFLSAYFINLAAAAVTSQNTLREGKAVYAHKNHLVIVGWNERSKEIIDRLQEMPVPRHIVLIDDSLRENPYPEKVVHFIQGAPYKDETLKKANVKDAATALITSDQNKNEVYADMNAILTLVAMKGCQPSLYCVVEILTTDQVINAKRAGADEVIETNRHASSIMLNSLYFDGISHTITHLLDPLNGGHLKVMSVKEEWKQLSFRELASLLLQDRILLIGIKQGEKASINPPLDTTFNSNDELLVIKH; encoded by the coding sequence ATGCTCCAGCAGATTTATTATAAATACGTGGAAGCGCCGCTAGTCGTTAGAATATTGGGAATGGCTGTATTTTTCATTACATTATTTGGAGCAGCCGTTCATTTCATTGAACCGCAAACCTTTCCGACCATATTTGAGGGAATATGGTGGGCTGTTGTGACAGCCTCCACAGTCGGTTTTGGGGATTATGCGCCGAAGACGGTTGCCGGACGGGTGCTTGGCATTGGATTAATTTTTATTGGAGCCGGTTTTTTATCTGCTTATTTTATTAATTTAGCGGCGGCGGCTGTGACCTCGCAAAATACGCTGCGAGAGGGGAAAGCTGTCTATGCCCATAAGAATCATTTAGTGATCGTCGGCTGGAATGAGCGGTCCAAGGAAATTATCGACCGGCTGCAAGAAATGCCTGTGCCGCGTCACATCGTATTGATCGATGATTCTCTGCGGGAAAATCCGTATCCCGAAAAAGTCGTCCATTTCATTCAAGGGGCTCCCTATAAGGACGAAACATTAAAAAAAGCCAATGTAAAAGACGCAGCCACCGCCTTAATCACATCCGATCAAAACAAAAATGAAGTCTACGCAGACATGAATGCTATCCTCACATTAGTCGCTATGAAGGGCTGCCAACCGTCCCTCTACTGTGTCGTTGAGATCTTGACTACTGATCAAGTCATAAACGCTAAGCGGGCCGGAGCAGATGAAGTCATTGAAACCAACAGGCATGCCAGCTCCATCATGCTGAACAGCCTTTACTTTGACGGAATTTCTCACACGATTACTCATCTGCTTGATCCGTTAAACGGCGGGCATTTAAAAGTGATGTCCGTCAAAGAAGAATGGAAGCAGCTCAGCTTTCGAGAGCTGGCTTCGCTGCTGCTCCAAGACCGCATTTTATTAATCGGCATTAAACAAGGAGAGAAGGCATCCATCAATCCTCCCCTTGATACTACTTTCAACTCTAATGATGAGCTTCTTGTCATTAAGCATTAA
- a CDS encoding DUF1871 family protein: protein MDYTLKINLELGRILRQWDPFQTGEDFYDTEAADVIQAVHQLDDQEKLALKIKEIYEFSFDEQLTLASCRQVAEKLLQVKNQSSCEL from the coding sequence ATGGATTATACGCTAAAGATAAATCTTGAGCTTGGCCGCATTCTGCGGCAATGGGACCCGTTCCAGACGGGAGAAGACTTTTATGACACGGAAGCAGCTGATGTGATTCAAGCTGTCCATCAATTGGATGACCAAGAGAAATTAGCGTTAAAGATCAAGGAAATTTATGAATTCTCCTTTGATGAGCAGCTCACTTTGGCCAGTTGCCGCCAAGTGGCGGAGAAGCTGCTGCAAGTTAAGAATCAATCATCCTGCGAGCTATGA
- a CDS encoding alpha/beta fold hydrolase, translating into MATTKINGIQIYYEWLPHSTAVHTIVLLHGFLSSSFSFRKLAPLLRKHFSVLTVDWPPFGASEKPKSYIYSYENIAATIDGLIQELTPGQVVLAGHSMGGQLALQLLARRPKAAEKAVLISASSYLPRAKKRFIAASYLPFAEFAVKRRLEKSGVEGNLKQVVWDQSVIDDEMIGGYGRPFEERSIFQGLTRFLRHREADLAPEQLRELSTPCLLIWGEHDRIVPLRIGQRLAADLPNSRLDIIKKAGHLVPEEKPEETAALIAAFVFNS; encoded by the coding sequence ATGGCTACTACAAAAATTAACGGCATTCAAATTTATTATGAATGGCTGCCGCATTCCACCGCCGTTCATACGATTGTGCTCTTGCACGGCTTTTTATCTTCTTCATTCAGCTTTCGAAAGCTCGCGCCATTGCTGCGGAAACATTTTTCCGTGCTGACCGTGGACTGGCCGCCTTTCGGAGCAAGCGAAAAGCCAAAGAGCTATATCTATTCCTATGAGAATATTGCCGCCACGATCGACGGCTTGATTCAGGAGCTCACGCCGGGACAAGTGGTTCTCGCCGGCCACTCCATGGGTGGCCAGCTCGCTTTGCAGCTGCTTGCTCGCAGACCCAAGGCGGCGGAAAAAGCCGTTTTGATTTCGGCCTCCTCCTATTTGCCACGGGCCAAAAAGCGGTTCATCGCTGCCAGTTATTTGCCGTTTGCTGAATTTGCAGTAAAGCGCCGGCTGGAAAAGAGCGGAGTGGAAGGAAATTTAAAACAAGTAGTCTGGGATCAATCAGTCATTGACGACGAAATGATTGGCGGATATGGGCGGCCTTTTGAAGAAAGAAGCATTTTCCAAGGGCTGACCCGCTTTTTGCGGCATCGCGAAGCAGATTTAGCGCCGGAGCAGCTGCGGGAACTGTCAACGCCCTGCCTGTTGATCTGGGGGGAGCATGACCGCATCGTTCCGCTGCGCATCGGACAGCGGCTGGCTGCCGATTTGCCAAACAGCCGCCTAGACATCATAAAAAAAGCCGGCCATCTCGTACCCGAAGAAAAACCGGAAGAGACAGCCGCGCTGATTGCAGCTTTTGTATTCAATTCATAG
- the yugI gene encoding S1 domain-containing post-transcriptional regulator GSP13, which produces MATHYQPGQLVTGKVTGIQPYGAFIALDNGTQGLVHISEITHGYVRDIHDHLQVGETVKVKVISVNEEEGKISLSIRATEEAKPAAVQSIRRLQLDKNKEGFNTLKDKLQEWIEQSGESR; this is translated from the coding sequence ATGGCAACTCACTATCAACCAGGCCAATTGGTAACAGGGAAAGTAACAGGAATTCAGCCGTATGGAGCGTTCATTGCCCTTGACAATGGAACGCAGGGATTGGTTCATATTTCTGAAATCACTCACGGCTATGTAAGGGATATTCACGATCATCTTCAGGTGGGCGAAACGGTGAAGGTGAAAGTAATTTCCGTTAATGAAGAAGAAGGAAAGATCAGCTTATCCATCCGGGCTACAGAAGAGGCAAAACCGGCTGCCGTTCAGTCCATTCGCCGTCTTCAGTTAGATAAAAACAAGGAAGGGTTTAATACGCTAAAGGACAAGCTTCAAGAATGGATTGAACAATCGGGAGAAAGCAGATAA
- a CDS encoding aminotransferase, translating into MTVTKSYVAQSVERMAPSGIRKFFDLAATMEGVVSLGVGEPDFVTSWSAREAAIVSLERGLTSYTANAGLLELREAISQYISERFYVPYFPQEEVIVTVGASQAIDLAMRAILDPGDEVILVEPCFVSYKPLVELAGGRAVSVKTEAAHGFKLRAEELEKAITPRTKALLLCSPNNPTGTQLEKEELAAIARIVQQHDLLVVADEIYAELSYDRPHLSIASIDGMRERTIMINGFSKGFAMTGWRLGFVCAPKELAAAMLKIHQYTMMCASTPAQYAALEALQTGRKEVDEMKKDYRRRRNYMVESLNELGLTCHMPGGAFYVFPSIEQTGLTSEQFAEQLLREEKVAVVPGSVFGAGGEGYIRCSYASSMEQLQEAIKRIKRFLQKKKQIK; encoded by the coding sequence ATGACAGTCACGAAAAGCTATGTCGCTCAATCTGTCGAAAGAATGGCGCCCTCCGGCATCCGCAAATTTTTCGATTTAGCGGCTACGATGGAAGGCGTAGTGTCTTTAGGTGTAGGTGAACCGGATTTTGTCACTTCCTGGTCGGCGCGTGAGGCGGCGATTGTTTCCTTGGAGAGAGGGCTGACCTCCTACACGGCCAATGCCGGCTTGCTCGAACTGCGGGAAGCGATCAGCCAATACATAAGCGAGCGTTTCTATGTTCCTTACTTTCCTCAAGAAGAAGTGATTGTGACCGTGGGAGCAAGTCAGGCGATCGATTTGGCGATGCGGGCCATCCTTGACCCCGGAGACGAAGTGATCCTAGTAGAGCCATGTTTTGTTTCTTACAAGCCGCTTGTGGAATTGGCGGGCGGAAGAGCAGTGTCGGTCAAAACAGAGGCTGCGCACGGTTTTAAGCTCCGAGCAGAAGAGCTGGAGAAAGCGATTACTCCCCGTACGAAAGCGCTGCTGCTATGCTCTCCTAATAATCCGACTGGTACGCAGCTGGAGAAAGAAGAGCTTGCGGCGATTGCCCGCATAGTGCAGCAGCATGATCTATTGGTAGTGGCTGATGAAATCTACGCGGAGCTTTCCTATGACCGCCCGCATCTATCCATCGCCAGTATCGACGGGATGCGCGAGCGTACCATTATGATTAACGGGTTTTCCAAAGGGTTTGCGATGACAGGCTGGCGCTTGGGCTTCGTCTGCGCGCCGAAAGAGCTGGCTGCCGCGATGCTAAAGATTCATCAGTATACGATGATGTGCGCTTCCACTCCGGCTCAATACGCGGCATTAGAAGCGCTGCAAACCGGCAGAAAAGAAGTCGACGAAATGAAAAAAGACTATCGCCGCCGCCGCAATTATATGGTCGAGTCCTTAAATGAGCTTGGCTTAACTTGTCATATGCCAGGGGGAGCATTTTACGTCTTTCCTTCGATTGAACAGACAGGCCTCACTTCCGAGCAGTTTGCCGAGCAGCTATTGCGGGAGGAAAAAGTAGCCGTTGTACCAGGATCGGTTTTCGGTGCGGGCGGAGAAGGCTATATTCGCTGCTCCTATGCTTCATCCATGGAACAGCTGCAAGAAGCGATCAAGCGCATCAAACGCTTTCTGCAAAAAAAGAAACAGATAAAGTGA
- a CDS encoding YugN-like family protein — MIELSSTLPGKSYTLYELEQKLKPMGYVIGGNWDYDHGSFDYKIDDQGGYQFLRLPFVAADGQLDSPGVTVRFGQPYVLSHVYQQGLDEEASAGNFSGSFNQFAEPEDPDGRLKEKYIISAKRLLEEAEKMLNA, encoded by the coding sequence ATGATTGAACTATCTTCAACGCTTCCAGGGAAGAGCTATACATTATACGAGCTGGAGCAGAAGCTGAAGCCCATGGGGTATGTAATCGGCGGCAATTGGGATTATGATCACGGCTCCTTTGATTATAAAATTGATGATCAGGGCGGCTATCAGTTTTTGCGCCTGCCTTTCGTGGCTGCAGACGGCCAGCTGGATTCACCGGGGGTTACGGTCCGCTTCGGCCAGCCGTATGTATTATCCCATGTGTATCAGCAAGGGCTGGATGAGGAAGCCTCCGCCGGCAATTTCAGCGGTTCGTTTAATCAGTTCGCTGAACCTGAGGATCCCGACGGCCGTCTGAAAGAAAAGTACATTATCTCTGCTAAGCGTCTTCTGGAGGAAGCGGAAAAAATGCTTAATGCTTAA
- a CDS encoding ornithine--oxo-acid transaminase: protein MTGNERAAQIVKQTERYGAPNYRPLPVVISEAAGVWVKDPAGNQYMDMLSAYSAINQGHRHPQIIQALKDQAERVTLTSRAFHNDQLGPWYEKICQLTNKEMALAMNTGAEAVETAIKAARRWGCQVKGIPEGQVEIIACEGNFHGRTMGAVSLSSDAEYKRGFGPLLPGIRLVPYGEIEALNAAITSETAAFIIEPIQGEAGIRIPPSGFLQAAYKLCKEKHVLFIADEIQAGLGRSGKMFACEWERVEPDMYILGKALGGGVFPISCVAADQEVLELFTPGSHGSTFGGNPMACAVSLAAIEVLQKEKLAERSLELGEYFMGKLKEIRHPSIKEVRGRGLFIGIELREPARKYCEALKEEKLLCKETHDTVIRLAPPLVISKEELDWALERIDKVFR from the coding sequence ATGACAGGAAATGAGCGTGCTGCGCAAATCGTGAAGCAGACAGAACGGTATGGGGCCCCCAATTACCGCCCGCTGCCGGTTGTCATTTCTGAAGCAGCAGGGGTATGGGTGAAGGATCCTGCGGGTAATCAATATATGGATATGCTCAGTGCTTATTCCGCAATCAATCAAGGGCATCGCCACCCGCAGATTATTCAGGCTTTGAAAGACCAGGCAGAGCGTGTCACGCTAACCTCGCGTGCCTTTCACAATGATCAGCTTGGTCCTTGGTATGAGAAGATTTGCCAGTTAACAAACAAAGAAATGGCACTGGCGATGAATACGGGGGCTGAAGCAGTAGAAACAGCTATAAAAGCGGCCCGGCGCTGGGGCTGCCAGGTCAAAGGGATTCCTGAAGGGCAAGTGGAAATTATCGCTTGCGAAGGGAACTTTCATGGACGTACAATGGGGGCAGTGTCGCTGTCATCCGATGCTGAATATAAGCGCGGATTCGGGCCGTTGCTTCCTGGCATCAGGCTCGTTCCTTACGGGGAGATTGAGGCCTTGAACGCAGCGATTACTTCCGAGACGGCCGCTTTTATTATCGAGCCAATACAAGGAGAAGCTGGTATCCGCATTCCGCCGTCTGGCTTTTTACAAGCGGCTTATAAGCTTTGTAAAGAGAAACATGTTCTGTTTATTGCGGATGAAATTCAGGCGGGCCTTGGCCGCTCCGGCAAAATGTTTGCGTGTGAGTGGGAGCGGGTGGAACCGGATATGTACATTCTTGGAAAGGCATTGGGCGGCGGAGTTTTTCCGATTTCCTGCGTGGCGGCTGATCAAGAGGTTCTTGAATTGTTTACTCCAGGCTCCCACGGCTCTACTTTTGGCGGCAATCCAATGGCTTGTGCCGTATCGCTCGCAGCGATCGAGGTACTCCAAAAAGAAAAGCTGGCAGAACGCTCCTTGGAATTAGGGGAATATTTTATGGGTAAACTAAAAGAAATAAGACATCCTTCAATAAAGGAAGTCCGCGGCAGAGGATTATTTATTGGAATCGAGCTGCGGGAACCGGCCCGCAAGTACTGCGAAGCATTAAAAGAAGAAAAATTGCTGTGCAAAGAAACGCACGACACGGTCATCCGCTTGGCGCCGCCTTTAGTTATTTCGAAGGAAGAGCTGGACTGGGCGCTTGAGCGAATTGACAAAGTGTTCAGATAA
- a CDS encoding Glu/Leu/Phe/Val family dehydrogenase, with the protein MSENLNLFTSTQNVIKEALTKLGYTEEMYELLKEPLRMITVRIPIRMDDGSTKVFTGYRAQHSDAAGPSKGGVRFHPDVNEEEVKALAAWMTLKAGIVDLPYGGGKGGVVCDPRQMSMGELERLSRGYVRAISQMVGPAKDIPAPDVYTNSQIMAWMMDEYSHIREYDSPNFITGKPLALGGSHGREKATAQGVTICIKEAAKKRGLNMKGARVVIQGFGNAGSFLAKFMHDAGAKVIGVSDAYGALYDPEGLDIDYLLDRRDSFGTITTLFENTISNKELLELDCDILVPAAISNQITEENAHEIKASIVVEAANGPTTLEATKILTERGILLVPDVLASAGGVTVSYFEWVQNNQGYYWTEEEIHEKLQDKLTKAFNNVYETAQTRGVNMRLAAYMVGVRRTAEASKFRGWV; encoded by the coding sequence ATGTCGGAAAATCTCAATTTATTTACATCAACCCAGAATGTCATTAAAGAGGCACTGACAAAGCTGGGATATACTGAAGAAATGTATGAACTGCTGAAAGAACCATTACGCATGATCACAGTCCGTATTCCGATTCGCATGGATGATGGATCGACGAAAGTTTTTACCGGCTACAGAGCGCAGCACAGCGATGCTGCTGGACCGTCGAAAGGCGGCGTGCGCTTTCATCCGGATGTAAATGAAGAAGAAGTGAAAGCGTTAGCTGCTTGGATGACGCTGAAAGCAGGAATCGTTGACCTGCCATACGGCGGAGGAAAGGGCGGGGTGGTATGTGATCCTCGTCAAATGTCCATGGGAGAATTGGAGCGCTTAAGCCGAGGCTATGTTCGCGCAATCAGTCAAATGGTTGGTCCGGCCAAGGATATCCCAGCTCCGGATGTGTACACAAATTCGCAAATTATGGCTTGGATGATGGATGAGTACAGTCATATTCGCGAGTATGATTCTCCTAACTTTATTACGGGAAAACCGCTTGCTCTTGGCGGATCTCACGGCCGCGAGAAAGCGACTGCTCAAGGCGTGACGATCTGCATTAAAGAAGCAGCGAAAAAGCGTGGCCTTAATATGAAGGGCGCCCGGGTTGTCATTCAAGGCTTCGGAAACGCGGGCAGCTTTCTGGCGAAGTTTATGCACGATGCCGGGGCGAAGGTGATTGGCGTTTCCGATGCTTACGGAGCGCTTTATGATCCGGAGGGCTTAGATATTGACTACTTGCTTGACCGCCGTGACAGTTTTGGCACGATTACGACTTTATTTGAGAACACGATTTCTAATAAAGAGCTGTTAGAGCTTGATTGTGATATTTTAGTGCCGGCGGCTATTTCGAACCAGATTACGGAAGAAAACGCTCATGAGATTAAAGCGTCCATCGTGGTGGAAGCAGCGAATGGGCCGACAACGCTTGAAGCGACGAAGATTTTGACAGAACGCGGCATTCTTTTAGTGCCGGACGTGCTGGCGAGCGCCGGCGGTGTGACCGTTTCCTACTTTGAATGGGTGCAAAACAATCAAGGCTACTACTGGACGGAAGAAGAGATCCATGAAAAGCTTCAAGATAAGCTGACAAAAGCATTCAATAATGTATATGAAACAGCTCAAACGCGCGGGGTAAATATGCGTCTTGCTGCGTATATGGTTGGCGTGCGCCGAACAGCGGAAGCGTCTAAATTCAGAGGATGGGTATAA